The following proteins come from a genomic window of Streptomyces sp. NBC_00539:
- a CDS encoding MFS transporter: MGTTSVPVVRHEAALGALGLFTVLLGAALPLIDFFIVNVALPAIDSDLAAGPALLELIVGGYGATYAVLLVLGGRLGDTIGRRRLFLAGMAAFGVTSLACGLAPTAWTLVAARVAQGASAALMLPQVLATIQATTQGPRRARAMSLYGATAGLSMVAGQILGGVLVAADVAGSGWRSVFLVNVPVVLAGLVLAVRAVPETRSNRPATVDVPGTLLLALSLVSLLLPLTEGRAAGWPLWTWVSLAVFPPAAVAFYLTERRADRLGRTPLVPPSLLRLESLRRGLMMVVPFSIGFSGFMFVIAVSLQQGLRMGPVPAGLALVPMALAFFSASLAGPRLIGRYGSRVVTVGGVLQALGIGLLLLAVRGDWPELGLLALAPGVAVAGLGQGLQLPVLMRLMLSDVPADRAGVGSGVMVTTQQSALALGVATLGSLFLALTESVGMRDAVMTTLLVQLGLIAVTVLLSLRLPRVMR, encoded by the coding sequence ATGGGCACCACCTCCGTCCCCGTCGTCCGCCACGAAGCGGCGCTGGGGGCCCTCGGGCTGTTCACCGTGCTGCTGGGCGCGGCCCTCCCACTGATCGACTTCTTCATCGTCAACGTGGCGCTGCCGGCCATCGACAGCGACCTCGCCGCCGGCCCCGCCCTGCTGGAACTGATCGTCGGCGGCTACGGAGCCACGTACGCCGTACTGCTCGTCCTCGGCGGCCGCCTCGGCGACACGATCGGACGCCGCCGGCTGTTCCTGGCCGGTATGGCCGCCTTCGGCGTCACGTCGCTGGCCTGCGGCCTGGCGCCCACCGCCTGGACGCTGGTCGCGGCGCGGGTGGCGCAGGGGGCGTCGGCGGCGCTCATGCTGCCGCAGGTCCTCGCCACCATCCAGGCCACCACGCAGGGGCCGCGCCGGGCCCGCGCCATGAGCCTCTACGGTGCGACCGCGGGGCTGTCGATGGTCGCCGGGCAGATCCTCGGCGGCGTGCTGGTCGCCGCCGACGTGGCCGGTTCCGGCTGGCGTTCGGTGTTCCTCGTGAACGTCCCGGTCGTGCTGGCGGGGCTGGTGCTGGCCGTCCGCGCCGTTCCGGAGACCCGGTCGAACCGGCCCGCCACGGTCGACGTACCGGGAACGCTGCTGCTGGCGCTCTCCCTCGTGTCCCTGCTGCTGCCGCTGACCGAGGGCCGGGCGGCCGGATGGCCCCTGTGGACGTGGGTCTCGCTGGCTGTCTTCCCGCCTGCGGCCGTGGCCTTCTACCTGACCGAGCGCCGTGCCGACCGCCTCGGGCGGACCCCGTTGGTCCCGCCGAGCCTGCTGCGGCTGGAATCGCTGCGACGCGGCCTGATGATGGTGGTGCCGTTCTCGATCGGGTTCAGCGGGTTCATGTTCGTCATCGCGGTGTCGCTCCAGCAGGGGCTGCGGATGGGGCCGGTGCCGGCGGGGCTCGCGCTGGTGCCGATGGCGCTCGCCTTCTTCTCGGCCTCGCTGGCCGGACCGCGGTTGATCGGCCGTTACGGCAGCCGGGTCGTCACCGTCGGCGGGGTACTCCAAGCCCTCGGCATCGGCCTGCTGTTGCTGGCGGTCCGGGGCGACTGGCCCGAGCTCGGGCTCCTCGCCCTGGCGCCGGGTGTCGCGGTGGCGGGTCTCGGCCAGGGTCTCCAACTGCCCGTACTGATGCGTTTGATGCTTTCGGACGTACCGGCCGACCGGGCCGGTGTGGGCAGCGGGGTGATGGTGACCACGCAGCAGTCGGCGCTGGCCCTCGGCGTCGCGACCCTGGGCAGCCTGTTCCTCGCGCTGACCGAGTCGGTGGGGATGCGGGACGCCGTCATGACGACCCTGCTGGTCCAACTCGGCCTGATCGCGGTGACGGTACTGCTCAGCCTCCGCCTCCCGCGCGTCATGCGGTGA
- a CDS encoding DUF2267 domain-containing protein has protein sequence MAIAWDEYLAQVQERGQYPTAREAERSTRAVLATLGGHLADGEREELAAQLPAPCSPPLLDAVPATSPLGPPEFAEAVALLIEGATPDTAHWDSGAVLSTVADVVDADVLQRALAQLPPGYALLFGLPEPV, from the coding sequence GTGGCCATCGCATGGGACGAGTACCTGGCCCAGGTCCAAGAACGCGGCCAATATCCGACCGCACGTGAAGCCGAGCGCTCCACCCGGGCGGTGCTGGCCACCCTGGGCGGCCACCTGGCGGACGGCGAGCGCGAGGAACTCGCCGCCCAGCTCCCCGCCCCCTGCTCGCCGCCCCTCCTCGACGCGGTCCCGGCGACCTCACCACTGGGGCCGCCGGAGTTCGCGGAAGCGGTCGCGCTCCTGATCGAGGGCGCGACCCCCGACACCGCGCACTGGGACAGCGGCGCGGTCCTCAGTACCGTGGCCGACGTCGTCGACGCGGACGTTCTCCAGCGCGCGCTCGCCCAGCTGCCGCCCGGGTACGCGCTGCTGTTCGGCCTCCCCGAACCGGTCTGA
- a CDS encoding LysR family transcriptional regulator: MTPTLVQLRYLVAVADCRSITGAASSVFVAQSALSRAVQAMERDLGVELLARRGRGVDLTPEGARVVRLARTVLNAVDAIDDIGNPHGKGARAALTLVTTPTLALDLATDLVTAFTERHPTVDVRVRQHDSREALTAEVGNGRSELALVDLPVDKEFSAHFIQEREVVLISPIGSRLPQPLPFRLLDGLPMVLPTPGTGRRTEMEAMFSCLGVRPVPCLEVDERLAWVTGVTDGRGSVIWYRDVVSRAFGSRAEIRSFTPPLLRPVGIAHARRPLSRAARAFIAHAVHDAPVREPVR, translated from the coding sequence ATGACCCCCACACTCGTACAGTTGCGCTACCTCGTCGCCGTCGCCGACTGCCGGTCCATCACCGGCGCCGCCTCCTCGGTCTTCGTCGCCCAGTCCGCACTGTCGCGTGCCGTCCAGGCCATGGAACGCGACCTGGGCGTGGAGCTCCTCGCCCGCCGGGGAAGGGGGGTGGACCTCACACCGGAGGGGGCCCGGGTCGTCCGGCTGGCCCGTACGGTCCTCAACGCCGTGGACGCCATAGACGACATAGGCAACCCCCACGGGAAGGGCGCACGGGCCGCCCTGACCCTCGTCACGACCCCCACCCTCGCCCTCGATCTGGCCACCGACCTGGTCACCGCCTTCACCGAACGGCATCCGACCGTGGACGTCCGGGTCCGCCAGCACGACAGCAGAGAGGCGCTGACCGCCGAAGTCGGCAACGGGCGTTCGGAGCTGGCGCTGGTCGACCTGCCCGTCGACAAGGAGTTCTCGGCCCATTTCATCCAGGAGCGGGAGGTGGTGCTCATCTCGCCGATCGGCTCCCGCCTGCCGCAGCCCCTTCCGTTCCGCCTGCTCGACGGCCTGCCGATGGTGCTGCCCACCCCGGGGACCGGCCGGCGCACCGAGATGGAGGCCATGTTCAGCTGCCTGGGCGTGCGGCCCGTACCGTGTCTGGAAGTGGATGAGCGCCTCGCGTGGGTGACGGGCGTGACCGACGGGCGCGGCTCCGTGATCTGGTACCGCGACGTGGTGTCGAGGGCGTTCGGCAGCCGGGCCGAGATCCGCTCGTTCACCCCGCCCCTGCTGCGCCCCGTGGGCATCGCGCACGCCCGCCGGCCGCTGAGCCGGGCGGCCCGCGCCTTCATCGCGCACGCCGTGCACGATGCGCCCGTACGGGAACCCGTGCGCTGA
- a CDS encoding MmyB family transcriptional regulator — MTTVAPESDMRRHELADFLRSRRERITPEQVGLVRGRRRRTPGLRREEVAQLAAVGVTWYTWLEQAREIQVSPQVLDALARALLLDRSERAHLFALAGGVDPAPLTPCPSVTPALRAMLDQLDPIPAAVQNSRYDILAYNRTYGQLLCDLDRVAPEDRNCLWLAFTDQDWRDAVVELPETNRLMAAKFRASMAEHLAEPAWKALLARLEAASPEFREIWARHEVVGQGGKSKYIRNRHVGLLHLEHTNLWLGPAAGPRLVTYVPLDEETRERLERLRSLSLVPA, encoded by the coding sequence ATGACCACTGTGGCCCCCGAAAGCGACATGCGCCGGCACGAACTGGCGGACTTCCTGCGCAGCCGCCGGGAGCGGATCACCCCCGAGCAGGTGGGCCTCGTACGGGGCCGCCGCCGTCGCACCCCCGGACTGCGCCGCGAGGAGGTCGCGCAGCTCGCCGCCGTCGGCGTCACCTGGTACACGTGGCTGGAGCAGGCGCGCGAGATCCAGGTGTCCCCGCAGGTGCTCGACGCGCTCGCCCGTGCCCTGCTGCTGGACCGCAGCGAACGCGCGCACCTGTTCGCCCTGGCCGGCGGTGTCGATCCGGCGCCGCTCACGCCCTGCCCGAGCGTGACGCCGGCCCTGCGGGCGATGCTCGACCAGCTGGACCCGATCCCGGCCGCCGTACAGAACAGCCGGTACGACATCCTCGCGTACAACCGGACCTACGGGCAGCTGCTGTGCGACCTCGACCGGGTGGCGCCCGAGGACCGCAACTGCCTGTGGCTGGCCTTCACCGACCAGGACTGGCGGGACGCCGTGGTGGAACTGCCGGAGACGAACCGGCTGATGGCCGCGAAGTTCCGGGCCTCGATGGCCGAGCACCTGGCCGAGCCGGCCTGGAAGGCGCTGCTGGCGCGGCTGGAAGCGGCGTCGCCCGAATTCAGGGAGATCTGGGCGCGGCACGAGGTGGTCGGCCAGGGCGGGAAGTCGAAGTACATCCGCAACCGCCACGTGGGGCTGTTGCACCTGGAACACACCAACCTGTGGCTGGGTCCGGCGGCGGGACCGCGGCTGGTCACCTACGTACCGCTGGACGAGGAGACCCGGGAGCGTCTCGAACGCCTGCGGTCCCTGTCGCTCGTCCCGGCCTGA
- a CDS encoding helix-turn-helix domain-containing protein: MASRTGTAGPGVEMTRVGDRWRVTRPWPARLRPFLHSYAGYWEAAAAPYRVRLVPTGRAVVLISLGEPFAQVRRLGEAGRGSAVTGSLVAGLEDGPRVCDHPGGQEAIRLELTPLGAYRLFAVPMSELTNRVAGLGDVLGPEGGVLVGRLAAAGSWQARFDLLDDALAARIERGPDPAPEVGHAWRLLSRAGGAVPVARIAAEVGWSRGHLVRRFTEQIGLTPKTSARVLRFHRAAGLLAREGVNLAEVTATCGFYDQAHLNREFRDLAGTTPARMAAARVAEGAVAL, from the coding sequence ATGGCGTCGAGGACGGGCACGGCCGGCCCGGGCGTCGAGATGACCCGGGTGGGTGACCGGTGGCGGGTGACCCGGCCGTGGCCGGCCAGGTTGCGCCCGTTCCTGCACAGCTACGCGGGCTACTGGGAGGCGGCGGCCGCGCCGTACCGGGTGCGGCTGGTTCCCACGGGCCGGGCGGTCGTGCTGATCAGTCTGGGGGAGCCGTTCGCCCAGGTCCGCCGGCTGGGGGAGGCGGGTCGGGGCAGCGCGGTGACCGGCTCGCTGGTCGCCGGGCTGGAGGACGGGCCCCGGGTGTGTGACCACCCTGGTGGCCAGGAGGCGATCCGGCTCGAATTGACCCCACTGGGCGCCTACCGGCTGTTCGCCGTGCCGATGAGCGAGTTGACCAACAGGGTGGCCGGCCTCGGCGACGTCCTCGGCCCCGAAGGCGGGGTGCTGGTGGGGCGGTTGGCGGCCGCCGGCAGCTGGCAGGCCCGGTTCGACCTGCTGGACGACGCGCTGGCGGCCCGGATCGAACGCGGCCCGGACCCCGCTCCCGAGGTGGGCCACGCCTGGCGACTGCTCTCCCGCGCCGGCGGTGCGGTACCGGTCGCCAGGATCGCGGCGGAAGTGGGATGGAGCCGGGGCCACCTGGTACGCCGGTTCACCGAACAGATCGGCCTGACGCCCAAGACGTCGGCCCGCGTGCTGCGCTTCCACCGGGCCGCGGGGCTGCTCGCCCGCGAGGGCGTGAACCTCGCGGAAGTCACCGCCACCTGTGGTTTCTACGACCAGGCCCACCTCAACCGGGAGTTCCGGGACCTGGCCGGGACCACTCCCGCCCGGATGGCCGCCGCCCGGGTGGCGGAGGGAGCCGTCGCGCTGTGA
- a CDS encoding putative Ig domain-containing protein, which produces MPRLLTPRLAAAALATAAVATILPSAAWMSSATATAAAAPPAPEKKCTLPGGLTELSGLAMSHKHPGVFYAVNDSGNTNQVFAIDCGSTTGRLAATFTVSGVGNTDWEALAIGKDASGGPAILVGDIGDNLAGRAEITVHSFAEPDQLANATVTPVTYRFAYADGRHDAESLLADPVSGRLYVASKVIGAAGRLYQAPLPPVTGQLNTLTAVRPGPVFATDGAFSPTGTSYTLRSGGPLGANTATVYDAAGGKLADVALPAQSQGETVTYADCSDLLVGSENDTQIWRVPLPPEAAPGCGSDPTPTPTPTPTPTPTPAPDGLKFPSPGPQTCKFNQSCTIRLTATGGKPPVRYSASGLPWGLALDPASGRVSGKPWSSGTVTVTATATDSTGAAAGTAFALAVNWF; this is translated from the coding sequence ATGCCACGACTCCTCACGCCCCGCCTGGCCGCCGCCGCCCTCGCGACCGCGGCCGTCGCCACGATCCTGCCGTCCGCCGCCTGGATGAGCAGCGCCACCGCCACGGCGGCGGCCGCGCCCCCGGCGCCGGAGAAGAAGTGCACGCTCCCCGGCGGTCTCACCGAGCTCAGCGGTCTCGCCATGAGTCACAAACACCCGGGTGTCTTCTACGCCGTCAACGACAGCGGCAACACCAACCAGGTCTTCGCCATCGACTGCGGCTCCACCACCGGCCGGCTCGCGGCCACCTTCACGGTCTCCGGCGTCGGCAACACCGACTGGGAGGCGCTGGCGATCGGCAAGGACGCCTCGGGCGGCCCCGCGATCCTCGTCGGCGACATCGGGGACAACCTCGCCGGCCGCGCAGAAATCACGGTGCACTCCTTCGCCGAACCCGACCAGCTGGCCAACGCCACGGTGACGCCGGTGACCTACCGCTTCGCGTACGCCGACGGCAGGCACGACGCCGAGTCGCTGCTCGCCGACCCCGTCTCCGGGCGGCTCTACGTGGCGAGCAAGGTCATCGGCGCGGCGGGCCGGCTGTACCAGGCCCCGCTGCCTCCGGTGACCGGGCAGCTCAACACCCTCACCGCGGTCCGGCCGGGCCCGGTGTTCGCCACCGACGGCGCGTTCTCCCCGACGGGGACCTCGTACACCCTGCGCAGCGGCGGGCCGCTGGGCGCCAACACCGCCACCGTGTACGACGCGGCGGGGGGCAAGCTCGCGGACGTCGCCCTGCCCGCGCAGTCGCAAGGCGAGACGGTGACGTACGCGGACTGCTCCGACCTGCTCGTCGGCTCGGAGAACGACACGCAGATCTGGCGGGTACCGCTGCCGCCGGAGGCAGCGCCGGGCTGTGGTTCCGACCCGACCCCCACTCCCACGCCGACCCCCACTCCCACCCCGACCCCGGCGCCCGATGGCTTGAAGTTCCCCAGCCCCGGTCCGCAGACGTGCAAGTTCAACCAGTCCTGCACCATCCGGTTGACCGCCACCGGCGGGAAGCCCCCCGTCCGGTACTCCGCCTCCGGTCTTCCGTGGGGCCTGGCCCTCGACCCGGCGTCGGGGCGCGTCTCGGGCAAACCCTGGAGCAGCGGCACGGTCACGGTCACCGCGACCGCCACCGATTCCACCGGGGCCGCCGCCGGTACGGCCTTCGCCCTGGCCGTCAACTGGTTCTGA
- a CDS encoding molybdopterin-dependent oxidoreductase, with protein MPAAPPPGPARPEFWRSPLRGPWLTAVFGLVLLVGVILLFVTGLLSYAAYNPDLAPVNDQTPDKGWLGFYLFSWPTSPHWLYRLTQGLHVVLGIVLVPVLLAKLWSVIPKLFEWPPVRSVSHGIERLSLLLLVGGAGFEFATGILNVQLHYIFPGSFYTLHFYGAWVFIGAFAVHVASRLPRAVRAVRAPGARPAAGTPEAAGLVSPRPAAATISRRGAVGMVGLGSLALFAVTAGQSVGGRWRRTALLAPHGLDPGSGPNGFQINKTAASVGIRPSDIGPAWRLTVRGPGRQVVLTREDLLAMEQNEAALPIACVEGWSTSDQLWSGVRLTALAALVGPGTQAPQVLVESVQRGGSFSSVALRDNQVRDHRSLLALRVNGAVLSPDHGYPARVIVPGAPGVNNTKWVTRLTFGEPA; from the coding sequence TTGCCCGCTGCCCCGCCGCCGGGACCCGCGCGTCCCGAATTCTGGCGCAGCCCGCTGCGGGGACCGTGGCTGACAGCCGTGTTCGGGCTCGTGCTGCTGGTCGGAGTCATCCTCCTGTTCGTGACGGGCCTGCTGTCGTACGCGGCGTACAACCCGGATCTGGCGCCGGTCAACGACCAGACTCCGGACAAGGGATGGCTCGGCTTCTACCTGTTCTCCTGGCCGACCTCGCCGCACTGGCTCTACCGGCTGACCCAGGGCCTGCACGTCGTCCTCGGGATCGTGCTCGTTCCGGTGCTGTTGGCGAAGCTCTGGTCGGTCATCCCCAAACTGTTCGAATGGCCGCCCGTGCGGTCGGTGAGCCACGGCATCGAGCGCCTGTCACTGCTCCTGCTGGTGGGCGGCGCGGGCTTCGAGTTCGCCACCGGCATCCTCAACGTGCAACTGCACTACATCTTCCCGGGCTCCTTCTACACCCTGCACTTCTACGGAGCGTGGGTGTTCATCGGTGCCTTCGCCGTGCACGTCGCCTCGCGGCTGCCGCGAGCGGTCCGCGCCGTACGCGCCCCGGGCGCGCGGCCGGCGGCCGGTACCCCGGAGGCGGCCGGGCTGGTCTCACCCCGGCCGGCGGCGGCGACCATCTCCCGCCGCGGGGCCGTCGGCATGGTCGGGCTCGGTTCCCTGGCGCTGTTCGCGGTCACGGCCGGGCAGAGCGTGGGCGGCCGGTGGCGCCGCACCGCGCTGCTCGCCCCGCACGGCCTGGACCCCGGCTCCGGGCCGAACGGCTTCCAGATCAACAAGACCGCGGCTTCCGTCGGCATCCGGCCCAGTGACATCGGCCCCGCCTGGCGGCTGACCGTACGCGGCCCGGGGCGCCAGGTGGTGCTGACCCGGGAGGATCTGCTGGCCATGGAGCAGAACGAGGCGGCCCTGCCCATCGCCTGCGTGGAGGGGTGGTCCACCTCCGACCAGTTGTGGAGCGGGGTACGGCTCACTGCTCTGGCGGCACTGGTCGGGCCGGGCACGCAGGCCCCGCAGGTACTGGTGGAATCGGTGCAGCGGGGAGGGTCGTTCAGCTCGGTGGCCCTGCGGGACAACCAGGTGCGCGACCACCGCTCGCTCCTCGCCTTGCGCGTCAACGGGGCAGTCCTCTCGCCCGACCACGGCTACCCGGCCCGCGTCATCGTCCCCGGCGCCCCCGGCGTCAACAACACCAAATGGGTCACCCGCCTCACCTTCGGAGAGCCGGCATGA
- a CDS encoding esterase/lipase family protein, protein MNPNLLRALPAAALAFAAFIPQAAAVATAPAAGGPDPIVFVHGWNSDGSTWNTMADRFRSDGWPAGRLDQWSYPTSQSNVTTAHQLADEIDRVLAATGAAKVDLVTHSMGSLSSRYYLKNLGGEHKVDAWVSLAGPNHGTGAAMLCGGASCVEMRPGSRFLGELNAGDETPGSPRYATWWSKCDSIISPDSSSVALDGAVNTETGCVQHTAFPADARVYEEVRAHVG, encoded by the coding sequence GTGAACCCCAACCTCCTGCGGGCCCTGCCCGCCGCTGCACTCGCCTTCGCCGCGTTCATCCCCCAGGCTGCCGCCGTGGCGACGGCACCGGCTGCCGGCGGGCCCGATCCGATCGTCTTCGTACACGGCTGGAACAGCGACGGTTCCACCTGGAACACCATGGCCGACCGCTTCCGCTCGGACGGCTGGCCGGCCGGCCGCCTGGACCAGTGGAGCTACCCCACCTCCCAGTCCAACGTCACGACCGCCCACCAGCTCGCCGACGAGATCGATCGCGTCCTCGCAGCCACCGGCGCCGCCAAGGTCGACCTGGTCACGCATTCCATGGGCTCCCTCTCCTCCCGCTACTACCTCAAGAACCTCGGAGGCGAGCACAAGGTCGACGCGTGGGTCTCCCTCGCCGGCCCCAACCACGGCACGGGCGCCGCAATGCTGTGCGGCGGCGCGTCCTGCGTCGAGATGCGCCCCGGGTCGCGCTTCCTGGGCGAGCTCAACGCCGGTGACGAGACCCCTGGCTCACCCCGCTACGCCACGTGGTGGTCGAAGTGCGACAGCATCATCAGCCCCGACAGCAGCTCCGTCGCCCTCGACGGCGCGGTGAACACCGAGACCGGATGCGTGCAGCACACGGCCTTCCCCGCCGACGCCAGGGTCTACGAGGAGGTCAGGGCCCACGTCGGCTGA
- a CDS encoding DMT family transporter — translation MGFALPVLFALFAALSNALATVLQRRAALTVPQGRGLRFGLIRDLLRRPVWIAGILAVIAAGVGQAAALATGALSLVQPLFVLELPLALLIASMVARSRLPGRMWLAVAGVVAGLAIVLVAASPAGQHTHVPVDRWAPAMAACALAVAVLAVVGLRRPPGRMRAGCLGAATAVCYALTAALMKSAVRVLDEHGVVAFLTTWETYAFGATGICALLFLEHAMQGGPLVASQPALTLGDAGVSVALGVLLYEEHLRTHWWLLPQLLGVALICAGVLALARAGASAD, via the coding sequence ATGGGTTTCGCACTGCCGGTCCTCTTCGCGCTGTTCGCGGCGCTCAGCAACGCGCTCGCGACCGTGCTGCAGCGGCGGGCGGCGCTCACCGTCCCCCAGGGCCGGGGCCTGCGGTTCGGCCTGATCCGCGATCTGCTGCGGCGGCCGGTGTGGATCGCGGGGATCCTCGCGGTGATCGCGGCCGGCGTCGGGCAGGCCGCGGCGCTGGCCACGGGCGCGCTGTCCCTGGTGCAGCCGCTGTTCGTACTGGAGCTGCCGCTCGCGCTGCTGATCGCCTCGATGGTCGCGCGGAGCCGGCTGCCGGGCCGGATGTGGCTCGCCGTGGCGGGCGTGGTGGCCGGGCTCGCGATCGTACTGGTGGCCGCATCACCGGCCGGGCAGCACACGCATGTCCCGGTCGACCGCTGGGCGCCGGCCATGGCGGCGTGCGCGCTGGCGGTGGCGGTGCTCGCGGTGGTCGGACTGCGGCGGCCGCCCGGCCGGATGCGGGCCGGGTGCCTCGGCGCGGCCACCGCCGTCTGCTACGCGCTCACGGCCGCGCTGATGAAGTCGGCCGTGCGGGTGCTCGACGAGCACGGCGTCGTCGCGTTCCTGACGACCTGGGAGACCTACGCCTTCGGCGCGACCGGCATCTGCGCCCTGCTGTTCCTCGAACACGCCATGCAGGGCGGCCCGCTGGTCGCGTCGCAGCCCGCCTTGACCCTCGGCGACGCGGGCGTGAGCGTCGCGCTGGGGGTGCTGCTGTACGAGGAACACTTGCGCACCCACTGGTGGCTGCTCCCCCAACTGCTGGGCGTGGCCCTGATCTGCGCCGGGGTGCTCGCTCTGGCCCGGGCCGGCGCGAGCGCCGACTGA